In Mycoplasmopsis fermentans PG18, one genomic interval encodes:
- the parE gene encoding DNA topoisomerase IV subunit B, which produces MQKYDESSIQQLKGLEAVRKRPGMYIGSTDVNGLHHLIWEIVDNSIDEALAGYANEISVTLTKNGSVKVMDNGRGIPVGKTPSGKSAVELVFTELHAGGKFNEGAYKTSGGLHGVGSSVVNALSTKLIVTVYRDKKIYETIFENGDNIVQRTLEVGNTNKHGTMVEFWPNYEIFKRAKFSYETIAERLRESCFLIGGLRIHFKDEISDRETEFMYEDGLHAFVDFINDSKNALGDIKTFKETKRDIEVECGFQYTDSYNETVLSFVNNVKTKDGGTHEIGLKSALTKTFNEFALEEKALKGKNTFDGDDIREGLTIILSVKIPEKLLEFVSQTKEKLGTPEAKGVVEEIVSKNFKIWINENKPLAKKILEKIKRASESRAAARKARAEARSTKNALKEKQILSGKLTPAQSKVPAEKELFLVEGDSAGGSAKLGRDRKYQAILPLRGKVINTEKARLFEILKNEEIGTIINTIGAGVGDEFDLKKAQYGKVVIMTDADTDGAHIQILLLTFFFRHMRQLVENGMVYIALPPLFKLTSTRGKKEVLYAWDENELRELLQLPNFKNAEVQRYKGLGEMNADQLWETTMNPITRTLVQVKIEDAALAERRVSTLMGDNVEPRKEWINKNVEFSLEDDFEI; this is translated from the coding sequence ATGCAAAAATATGACGAATCAAGTATACAACAATTAAAAGGCTTAGAAGCTGTTCGAAAACGTCCAGGGATGTACATTGGAAGTACAGATGTTAATGGACTTCATCACTTAATTTGAGAAATTGTCGATAACTCAATCGATGAGGCTTTAGCTGGTTATGCAAATGAAATTAGTGTAACTTTAACTAAAAATGGATCAGTCAAAGTCATGGATAATGGTCGTGGAATTCCAGTTGGTAAAACTCCTTCAGGTAAAAGTGCAGTTGAATTAGTTTTCACTGAACTTCATGCTGGTGGAAAATTTAATGAAGGAGCTTATAAAACTAGTGGTGGACTTCATGGTGTTGGGTCTTCAGTAGTTAATGCTTTAAGCACAAAATTAATTGTCACAGTTTACCGCGACAAAAAAATCTATGAAACAATTTTTGAAAATGGTGATAATATTGTCCAAAGAACACTCGAAGTTGGAAATACAAACAAACATGGTACCATGGTTGAATTTTGACCAAACTATGAAATTTTTAAACGCGCAAAATTTAGTTATGAAACTATTGCTGAACGTCTTAGAGAAAGTTGTTTTTTAATTGGTGGATTAAGAATTCACTTCAAAGATGAAATAAGTGATCGTGAAACAGAATTTATGTATGAAGATGGTCTCCATGCTTTTGTTGATTTCATTAATGATTCAAAAAATGCACTTGGGGACATCAAAACTTTTAAAGAAACAAAAAGAGATATTGAAGTCGAATGCGGCTTCCAATACACAGATAGTTATAATGAAACAGTTTTAAGTTTTGTTAATAATGTTAAGACCAAAGATGGTGGTACACATGAAATAGGACTTAAGTCTGCTTTAACTAAAACATTTAATGAATTTGCTTTAGAAGAAAAAGCTTTAAAAGGCAAAAACACTTTTGATGGTGATGACATTAGAGAGGGTCTAACTATTATTCTTTCAGTTAAGATTCCTGAAAAATTACTTGAATTTGTTAGTCAAACAAAAGAAAAGTTAGGAACACCAGAAGCTAAAGGCGTAGTTGAAGAAATAGTTTCTAAAAACTTTAAAATTTGAATTAATGAAAATAAACCATTAGCCAAAAAAATACTTGAAAAAATTAAGAGAGCTTCAGAATCTAGAGCCGCCGCAAGAAAAGCGAGAGCAGAAGCTAGAAGTACAAAAAATGCTTTAAAAGAAAAACAAATTTTAAGTGGTAAATTAACTCCAGCTCAAAGCAAAGTGCCTGCTGAAAAAGAATTATTCTTAGTCGAAGGTGACTCTGCTGGAGGTAGTGCAAAACTTGGACGTGATCGTAAATATCAAGCAATTTTACCTTTAAGAGGAAAAGTTATTAATACTGAAAAAGCTCGTCTTTTTGAGATTTTAAAAAATGAAGAAATTGGAACAATAATTAATACAATCGGCGCTGGTGTTGGTGACGAATTTGACCTTAAAAAAGCTCAATACGGAAAAGTTGTTATTATGACCGATGCCGATACTGATGGTGCTCATATTCAAATTTTATTACTTACTTTCTTCTTTAGACACATGCGCCAATTAGTTGAAAATGGAATGGTTTATATAGCTCTTCCACCTTTATTTAAATTAACTTCAACTAGAGGTAAAAAAGAAGTTTTATATGCTTGAGATGAAAATGAATTAAGAGAACTTTTACAGTTACCTAACTTTAAAAATGCTGAAGTACAACGTTATAAAGGACTTGGTGAAATGAATGCTGATCAATTGTGAGAAACCACAATGAATCCTATAACTAGAACTCTTGTACAAGTAAAAATAGAAGATGCTGCTTTAGCTGAACGTCGTGTTTCAACACTTATGGGTGACAATGTTGAACCACGTAAAGAATGAATTAACAAGAATGTTGAATTTAGTTTAGAAGATGATTTTGAAATATAG
- a CDS encoding DNA topoisomerase IV subunit A → MNKNQENKLNDLLSKIIKENLDTIMADRFSRYSKYIIQQRALPDVRDGLKPVQRRILYSMYELGLQWNKPFKKSARVVGDVIGKYHPHGDSSIYEAMVRMAQDWKMGHTLLEMHGNVGSIDDDPAAAMRYTEVRLAALADLVIGDLKKNTVKFAPNFDDSEKEPVVLPSLIPNLLLNGAKGIASGFATEMPPHNLNEILDASIAKIKNPDIQLSKLFKYVKGPDFPTGGVVYGQQGIYEAFERGRGRITLVSRYRTFEDKKNKFIEINEIPYGVIKSKLVHDIDLIIAKESVSGLLEIKDQSDRNGISILITLDKKANEEVILNYLLQKTEMQIYYTYNNVAIKNNSPQTLGLNDLLNCYLDHVRDVKRKTLEFDLVKYKARLEIVLGFLKVAEITDEVIAVIRKSENSKAGVIQNLMNHFGFTLNQATAIAELRLYKLSKTDKEAFLLEKEELEKQIKHVEMLLNDKEAFDQYLIETLQEIKKQFGRPRRTTITEEAFKVSYNEADLVKEEETYIGVTKHGYLKRMSNKVVNSNDFLTYGIKEGDKIICFEKSNTINNLLLFTNLGNYAMVPIYKIEESKWKDFGVHLSDFVELVSGEELVGAINVTDFNIQNYVCLFTKEAQGKRVVLKEFEVSRPNKTFTAMKLRKGDELVGAKLSNGYKDVLLITKRGMASLYTENDVQIYGTKSNGTKSCYMPPMDSIVAFAMVEAHETLAMLANETYVKRIHVSNITKSGKKNLGKPIFAQLKTKPYIVTDAYPMTVDDYIFVTNDENQVLLERIVEYPITSINEGFSKIKINNSAALSFKKNETSSSSKPVEIKFEQPAPTEEAKFEKSEETIEVLSKRVEELLKKFGK, encoded by the coding sequence ATGAATAAAAATCAAGAAAACAAATTAAATGATTTATTAAGCAAGATTATTAAAGAAAATCTTGATACTATAATGGCTGACCGTTTTAGTCGTTATTCAAAATATATTATTCAACAACGTGCTTTACCTGATGTTAGAGATGGACTTAAACCTGTTCAAAGAAGAATTCTTTATTCTATGTATGAATTAGGTTTGCAATGAAATAAACCTTTTAAAAAATCTGCTCGTGTTGTTGGTGATGTTATTGGTAAATATCACCCACATGGTGATAGTTCAATTTATGAAGCTATGGTTCGTATGGCTCAAGATTGAAAAATGGGACATACACTTTTAGAAATGCATGGGAATGTTGGATCTATTGATGATGACCCTGCAGCTGCAATGCGTTATACTGAAGTTAGATTAGCTGCTTTAGCTGACTTAGTTATTGGTGACTTAAAGAAAAATACAGTTAAGTTTGCTCCTAACTTTGATGATAGTGAAAAAGAGCCAGTTGTTTTACCTTCACTTATTCCAAATTTATTATTAAATGGGGCTAAAGGTATAGCTTCAGGTTTTGCTACTGAAATGCCACCGCACAACTTAAATGAAATATTAGATGCCTCAATTGCAAAAATTAAAAACCCTGATATTCAGCTTTCAAAATTATTTAAATATGTAAAGGGACCCGATTTTCCAACAGGTGGTGTTGTCTATGGACAACAAGGAATTTATGAAGCTTTTGAAAGAGGAAGAGGAAGAATTACTCTTGTTTCAAGATATAGAACTTTTGAAGACAAAAAAAATAAATTTATCGAAATTAATGAAATTCCTTATGGTGTTATTAAATCAAAATTAGTTCATGATATTGATTTAATTATTGCTAAAGAAAGTGTTAGTGGTCTACTTGAAATTAAGGATCAATCAGACCGAAATGGAATTAGCATTCTTATCACTTTAGATAAAAAAGCCAATGAAGAAGTTATTTTAAATTACTTGCTTCAAAAAACTGAAATGCAAATTTACTATACCTATAATAATGTGGCTATTAAAAATAATTCACCACAAACTTTAGGTTTAAATGATTTATTAAATTGCTATCTTGATCACGTTCGTGATGTCAAAAGAAAAACACTCGAATTTGATTTAGTTAAATATAAAGCTAGATTAGAAATTGTTTTAGGTTTTCTTAAAGTTGCAGAAATTACTGATGAAGTAATCGCAGTTATTAGAAAAAGTGAAAACTCAAAAGCTGGTGTTATTCAAAACTTAATGAACCACTTTGGTTTTACCTTGAATCAAGCAACAGCTATTGCTGAATTAAGACTTTACAAACTTTCCAAAACTGATAAAGAAGCTTTCTTATTAGAAAAAGAAGAATTAGAAAAACAAATCAAACATGTCGAAATGTTACTAAATGATAAAGAAGCTTTTGATCAATACTTAATTGAAACATTGCAAGAAATTAAAAAACAATTTGGCCGTCCAAGAAGAACAACTATTACTGAAGAAGCATTTAAAGTAAGTTACAATGAAGCTGACTTAGTTAAAGAAGAAGAAACTTATATTGGAGTTACAAAACATGGCTACTTAAAAAGAATGAGCAACAAAGTTGTGAACTCAAATGACTTCTTAACTTATGGAATTAAAGAAGGCGACAAAATTATTTGTTTTGAAAAAAGCAACACAATTAACAATTTATTGCTTTTCACAAATTTAGGTAATTATGCAATGGTACCTATTTATAAAATAGAAGAAAGCAAATGAAAAGATTTTGGAGTTCACTTAAGTGACTTTGTTGAATTAGTTTCAGGTGAAGAATTAGTTGGCGCAATTAATGTCACTGACTTTAACATACAAAACTATGTTTGCTTATTTACTAAAGAAGCTCAAGGAAAAAGAGTTGTTTTAAAAGAATTTGAAGTTAGTCGTCCAAACAAAACTTTTACAGCTATGAAACTTAGAAAAGGTGATGAATTAGTTGGAGCTAAACTTTCAAATGGATATAAAGATGTTTTATTAATTACCAAACGTGGTATGGCTTCTTTATATACTGAAAATGATGTTCAAATTTATGGTACCAAATCAAATGGAACTAAGAGTTGTTATATGCCACCAATGGATTCAATTGTTGCTTTTGCAATGGTTGAAGCTCATGAAACTTTAGCAATGTTAGCTAATGAAACTTATGTTAAAAGAATTCATGTAAGCAACATCACTAAATCAGGCAAAAAGAATTTAGGTAAACCAATTTTTGCTCAACTTAAAACAAAACCTTATATTGTTACAGATGCCTATCCAATGACAGTTGATGATTACATTTTTGTAACAAATGATGAAAACCAAGTTTTACTCGAAAGAATTGTTGAATATCCTATTACTTCTATTAATGAAGGATTTTCAAAAATTAAGATCAATAATTCAGCTGCATTATCATTTAAAAAGAATGAAACTTCTTCATCTTCTAAACCTGTAGAAATCAAATTTGAACAACCAGCTCCTACTGAAGAAGCTAAGTTTGAAAAATCAGAAGAAACAATTGAAGTACTTTCAAAAAGAGTTGAAGAACTCTTGAAAAAATTTGGCAAATAA
- a CDS encoding metallophosphoesterase family protein — MEKEIKILVVSDIHGKKSIADKILKNEDYDYAISCGDHLLDKDYMISNFDYCVDGNNDIYFDKYCLNKPTLDFTLADYKFHVEHGHMIGDYWSLRTPNVLFDETKNIDCDFLICGHSHFPIYYKDVKTHKILLNPGSPSLPRWNSKPSYAIITIKNEKKYENVEVIFKEVNEKS, encoded by the coding sequence ATGGAAAAAGAAATAAAAATTTTAGTAGTCAGTGATATTCACGGGAAAAAATCAATAGCTGACAAAATCTTAAAAAATGAGGACTATGATTATGCAATAAGTTGTGGCGATCATTTACTAGATAAAGACTATATGATAAGCAATTTTGATTATTGCGTTGATGGTAATAATGATATTTATTTTGACAAATATTGCTTAAACAAGCCTACTTTAGATTTCACTTTAGCTGATTATAAATTTCATGTTGAACATGGTCATATGATCGGAGATTATTGATCATTAAGAACACCAAATGTGTTATTTGATGAAACAAAAAATATAGATTGTGACTTTTTAATTTGTGGTCACTCTCATTTTCCTATTTATTATAAAGATGTTAAAACTCATAAAATTTTGTTAAACCCTGGCTCACCTTCATTGCCACGTTGAAATTCAAAACCAAGTTATGCAATAATTACTATCAAAAATGAAAAAAAATATGAAAATGTGGAAGTTATTTTCAAAGAAGTTAACGAAAAAAGTTAG
- a CDS encoding Cof-type HAD-IIB family hydrolase: MSNKKNKPQYLFAIDLDGTLLASSATGEVHNTTAEAIARAKKEGHIVCALTGRPWRSTKPIYKALGLDTVVANYNGAQIHHPEDENFIPYIKYLDLNEMLYILGDPIVKNEISNVAIEGPGWVQLQHRDPDLERVFGFSSSAKFIVGLNFEKIPLKPTGIIFDVKETTDVEALRKYLRAKYGDLGEFSYWSKGEGLTPVFDITNVSVNKGRALSLLARYYGIDLEHTVAFGDGFNDVPMFKVANISVAVGNAPDAVKKYATIKLKKTNRQGAVGEYINKFLDNPEKEIEKSNKVMAKLIKRRDEEADLED, from the coding sequence ATGAGTAACAAAAAAAATAAACCTCAATATTTATTTGCTATTGACCTTGATGGAACACTTTTAGCATCAAGTGCAACAGGTGAAGTTCATAATACAACAGCTGAAGCAATAGCAAGAGCCAAAAAAGAAGGCCACATTGTTTGTGCTTTAACTGGTAGACCATGAAGAAGTACAAAACCAATTTATAAAGCTTTAGGACTTGATACGGTTGTAGCTAACTACAATGGTGCACAAATTCACCACCCTGAAGATGAAAACTTTATTCCTTACATCAAATATTTAGACTTAAACGAAATGCTCTATATTTTAGGAGACCCTATAGTTAAAAATGAAATTAGCAATGTTGCTATTGAGGGACCTGGTTGAGTTCAACTTCAACATAGAGATCCTGATTTAGAAAGAGTTTTTGGATTCTCAAGCAGTGCTAAATTTATCGTTGGTTTAAATTTTGAAAAAATTCCTCTTAAACCAACTGGAATTATTTTTGATGTTAAAGAAACCACAGATGTTGAAGCATTAAGAAAATACTTAAGAGCTAAATATGGTGACTTAGGTGAATTCTCATACTGATCAAAAGGTGAAGGTTTAACTCCAGTTTTTGATATTACTAATGTTTCGGTTAATAAAGGTAGAGCACTTTCATTATTAGCTAGATACTATGGAATTGATTTAGAACACACTGTAGCATTTGGTGATGGTTTCAACGATGTGCCTATGTTTAAAGTTGCTAATATTTCTGTAGCTGTTGGTAATGCACCAGATGCAGTTAAAAAATATGCAACAATCAAATTAAAGAAAACAAACCGCCAGGGAGCAGTTGGTGAATACATCAATAAATTCCTTGATAATCCTGAAAAAGAAATAGAAAAAAGTAATAAAGTTATGGCTAAATTAATTAAACGTCGTGACGAAGAAGCAGATTTGGAAGACTAA
- a CDS encoding ribonuclease HIII yields the protein MKFLEYNFSLDIKDKKLIGVDEVGVGDYFGPLCCAAVFIPQDKIQEVIDLGVKDSKKLSDKQIKMMAYKLKKIVKYAIHHLSPKGYNTLNKTYNGNFLKMFTHLSAISSLQEKIGAVDYVFIDQYSTKSSIERYYTDLVKLNNWADFNQIQGDILLAYKAESISLEVACASIIARDYFLYFMQKMNEQYNCKFPFGAGSKVKEFAREFFKNHPDSETKNNVCKKNFKMDLEDQNTTTINLFATDFENKK from the coding sequence ATGAAATTTCTTGAATACAATTTTTCTTTGGATATTAAAGACAAAAAACTCATTGGAGTTGACGAAGTAGGAGTGGGCGATTATTTTGGTCCACTTTGTTGTGCTGCAGTCTTTATTCCTCAAGATAAGATTCAAGAAGTTATTGATTTAGGTGTCAAAGATAGCAAAAAATTAAGTGATAAACAAATTAAAATGATGGCTTATAAACTTAAAAAAATTGTTAAGTATGCAATTCATCATTTAAGTCCAAAAGGTTACAATACATTAAATAAAACTTACAATGGAAATTTTTTAAAAATGTTTACACATTTAAGTGCAATTAGTTCACTTCAAGAAAAAATAGGCGCTGTAGATTATGTTTTTATTGATCAATATTCAACAAAAAGCAGTATTGAAAGATATTACACAGATTTAGTTAAGCTAAATAATTGAGCTGACTTTAATCAAATTCAAGGTGATATTTTACTTGCTTATAAAGCAGAAAGTATTAGCCTTGAAGTAGCTTGTGCATCTATTATTGCAAGAGATTATTTTTTATACTTTATGCAAAAAATGAATGAGCAATATAATTGCAAATTTCCCTTTGGAGCAGGCTCAAAAGTCAAAGAATTTGCTCGTGAATTCTTCAAAAATCATCCTGACAGTGAAACAAAAAATAATGTTTGTAAAAAGAATTTTAAAATGGATTTAGAAGATCAAAACACAACAACTATTAATTTGTTTGCAACAGATTTTGAAAATAAAAAATAA
- the dnaK gene encoding molecular chaperone DnaK — protein MAKETIIGIDLGTTNSAVAIVDGGTPIVLENYNGKRTTPSVVSFKDGEIIVGENAKNQIETNPDTIASVKRFMGTKKIFKANGKEYKPEEISAIILDHLRKYAEEKVGHKIEAVITVPAYFDNAQREATKIAGKIAGLDVLRIINEPTAAALAFGLDKTNKEMKVLVFDLGGGTFDVSILELADGTFEVLATSGDNKLGGDDWDHEIVDWLVAKIKNDHKIDIRENKMAMARLKAAAEKAKIDLSSSLVAHISLPFLVLLDNHEPINVEAELKRSEFEKMTAKLVERCRRPIQDALSEAKLKISDLDEILLVGGSTRIPAVQALVEKILNRKPNKSVNPDEVVAMGAAIQGAVLAGDINDILLVDVTPLTLGIETAGGISTPLIPRNTRIPITKSETFTTFENNQTDVTIKIVQGERPVASENKLLGQFNLTGIRPAPRGIPQIEVSFKIDANGITTVSAKDKDTQKEQSITIKNSSKLSEEEVERMIKEAEENREADAKRAADIEIIVRAETMVAKFESVLEENKDKLTQDQINQAQAEIDKINGFIKEKEYDQLRLTIKAFEELLDSMSNADSSSFKEEDAE, from the coding sequence ATGGCAAAAGAAACTATTATTGGTATAGACTTAGGTACAACTAACTCAGCTGTAGCTATTGTTGATGGTGGTACACCAATCGTTCTTGAAAACTACAATGGTAAAAGAACAACTCCATCTGTTGTAAGTTTCAAAGATGGCGAAATTATTGTTGGTGAAAATGCCAAAAACCAAATCGAAACAAACCCAGATACTATTGCATCTGTAAAAAGATTCATGGGTACAAAAAAAATATTTAAAGCAAATGGAAAAGAATACAAACCAGAAGAAATTTCAGCTATTATTCTTGACCACTTAAGAAAATATGCAGAAGAAAAAGTTGGACACAAAATTGAAGCTGTTATTACAGTTCCTGCTTACTTTGACAATGCACAACGTGAAGCCACAAAAATCGCAGGTAAAATTGCAGGTTTAGACGTTCTTCGTATTATTAACGAACCTACTGCTGCTGCTTTAGCATTTGGACTTGATAAAACAAACAAAGAAATGAAAGTTCTTGTATTTGACCTTGGTGGTGGTACATTCGACGTTTCAATTCTTGAATTAGCTGATGGTACATTTGAAGTTCTTGCAACTTCAGGTGACAACAAACTTGGTGGTGATGACTGAGACCATGAAATTGTAGATTGATTAGTTGCTAAAATTAAAAACGATCACAAAATTGACATTCGTGAAAACAAAATGGCAATGGCTCGTCTAAAAGCTGCTGCTGAAAAAGCAAAAATTGACTTATCTTCATCATTAGTTGCTCACATTTCATTACCATTCCTTGTTTTATTAGACAATCATGAACCTATTAACGTTGAAGCTGAATTAAAACGTAGTGAATTCGAAAAAATGACTGCAAAACTTGTTGAACGTTGCCGTAGACCAATACAAGATGCTTTAAGTGAAGCTAAACTCAAGATTTCAGACTTAGATGAAATCTTACTTGTTGGTGGTTCAACACGTATTCCTGCTGTTCAAGCTCTTGTTGAAAAAATATTAAATAGAAAACCAAATAAATCAGTTAATCCTGATGAAGTTGTTGCAATGGGTGCTGCAATTCAAGGCGCTGTTCTTGCAGGTGACATTAACGACATTCTTTTAGTTGACGTTACACCTCTTACACTTGGTATTGAAACAGCTGGTGGTATCTCAACACCTCTTATTCCAAGAAACACACGTATTCCTATTACAAAGAGTGAAACATTTACAACATTTGAAAACAACCAAACAGATGTTACAATTAAAATTGTTCAAGGTGAAAGACCAGTTGCTTCAGAAAACAAATTATTAGGTCAATTTAACTTAACAGGTATTCGTCCAGCTCCTCGTGGAATTCCACAAATCGAAGTAAGTTTCAAAATTGATGCTAACGGTATAACAACAGTTTCTGCAAAAGATAAAGATACTCAAAAAGAACAAAGTATTACTATTAAAAACTCATCAAAACTTTCTGAAGAAGAAGTTGAAAGAATGATTAAAGAAGCTGAAGAAAACCGTGAAGCTGATGCAAAACGTGCTGCAGATATAGAAATTATTGTTCGTGCTGAAACAATGGTTGCTAAATTTGAAAGTGTTTTAGAAGAAAACAAAGACAAATTAACACAAGATCAAATTAATCAAGCTCAAGCTGAAATTGACAAAATCAATGGTTTTATCAAAGAAAAAGAATATGACCAACTTCGTTTAACAATCAAAGCTTTTGAAGAATTATTAGATTCAATGAGCAATGCAGACTCATCATCATTTAAAGAAGAAGATGCTGAATAG